The DNA segment GCCTTTTTGGCGATCTCATTTTGCCGCCGCCGACGTAAATTCGGTTTTGTACCGCGGTCTCACACCCGCTCTAAGTCGGCAACTGCGTATTTTACAAATAGATTTGCCATAATACATAAGCTTTGAGCGTCAAATTTCTTGCCGACGGTCGGATTTCCAGCGCCCACCGGCAGACCGTTTGCATCTCTTAATATTAAAATTTAGCAGATTTAAAAATTTCTTAAATATAAATGAGTATTTAAAATTTGCCGCTGAATTTCAGGCAAATTTGTTGATTTCAAATTTCGTTAAAAGTATTTTTGCCTGTCGCTTTTTAAAAAACTAAATTTATAAAATCGCAGTTTTTAGCTTCAGCATTCGGTCTTAAAGGCGTTACAGCGTTTGCGCCCAAATCTACGTTTTTACAAACGGACGTATCACCGATTTGCTCAAGTTTGATATACTTCCTCGCTATAATTGTCGTATTTGATGGTGACTACCGGAAACGGCTCAGAAATGGGCTTTGATGGGTATATATTACTGGTGTCGAAATATATTTTATCGATTTATATGCGATCTACGTAGCCACTTGAGATCAGGGAATTACATCTCACGCATAAAATTTATAGCATTGATTGTGCCTGTACTCAGGTACAATATACAAATGCAGAAAAAAGTTATATAATCCTGAAAAATTTAAAGCAAAGGATCGTCATGCAAGCTCAAGCAGGTATCGTAAAAAGTGTCGTTGGCGGCGCTATGGTCATAGATCAAAGCGGCGCTCAAAGGTCGCTAAAAGCGGGAGATATGGTCTATTTGGGAGAAAAAATAGTTACTCAAGATGCCTCGTCAAAGGTCGTCATAACCCAAAACGACGGCAGAGACGTAACTATGATAGGCAAAGATGCCTTGGTGCTAGATCAAAGTATCGCGGCGCAAGAGAGCTTTGGAAACGAAACCGTAACGGCCGACATTAGCGCCTTACAGCAAGCACTCCTTGAGGGAACACAGCTTCAAAGCCTGGAAGAAACTGCAGCGGGCGGAAATACCGATGGCGGAGCGGCTAGCTCGGACGGCGTAAGTCTAAGCCAAGTCGTATTTACTCATGGCGGCCATATATCAAACGTAACCGCCTCATACGGCGACCTAGCATCAAATCAGGTTTCTGTAAGCAGCGAAGTATTCGCTAGCGCCGCAGCAAGCGGCGTTGCTGAGAATGCTAATTCTCAGCAACCGACTCCAACGCCGACTCCAACGCCGACTCCAACGCCGACTCCAACGCCGACTCCAACGCCGACTCCAACGCCGACTCCAACGCCGACTCCAACGCCGACTCCAACGCCGACTCCAACGCCGACTCCAACGCCGACTCCAACGCCGACTCCAACGCCGACTCCAACGCCGACTCCAACGCCGACTCCAACGCCGACTCCAACGCCGACTCCAACGCCGACTCCAACGCCAAAAACACTAAGTGTAACCGCAGAGGCCGAAGCCAGAGAAGGCGGACTAAACGGGACGAGCAACGACACGTATTTGGTCTATAATCTATCCCTAAGCGGAGCCGTAGCAGCTAAACCCGTTACGTTAAATTTAAATGTAAGCGGCGGCACTACCGGAGTTGATTATTCTCCGCTTACAGAATACTCGACCGACGGCGGAGCTACGTGGACTGCGGGCAATCAAGTAACCCTCGCAAACGCCAACGACATAAATAATCTTAAAATAAGGATAAGGGTCCTAGATGACTACGGTCAAGACGCGGGCAATCAAAACGAAGGCGTTATGAGCTCAAATTTGGGTGCGGGTATAGATCCGGGCATAACAAATTTCGGAATTTACAAAGAAGCAATAACGCTAAACGTAACTACGAACAATAGCGAGATAAGTGCCGGTAGCGGAGTAGGCAACATCATAGACAACGACGACAATGTGGTCATAGACGGCAACATCGACGGCAAAACGATGGACACCAAAGACGGAGACGATACGATCTCCATCAAAGAAAACTCTACGCTAAAAGATACGAATATATATGCCGACAACGACGCTAGCGATGCAGGCGTAGGAAAAGACGTCGTAAATATAAACAAAGCTAATATGAACAATACGGTTGTAAACACCAGAAGCGGAGACGATATAATCAGGATTAACGACGTAACGGGAGAAAGGGCCAGATTTTTTGCTGGCGATTATTCGGTCTATAGAGGAAGTGATAACGACTTGGTAGAAGTAACGCGCAGCACCTTAAATAACAGCGTAATCAATACCGGATACAGAGGCGATGATAAAATAGATGTAAAATCCGGCACGATAACAAATACTTATATCTCAACGAGCGATACGGGCTTAAGCGACGTGACAGTGGATGCAAATTCCACCTTAAAAAACGTGCAAATAGAAAATCAAGGCGGCGGAACGGTTGATTTATCGGGAGATTTAAAAAACGTTCGAGTTAGCGTTACAAATAACGATCTGGACAATGGCGGAACAAATCATGAATACAAATCCGTCGTGAACGTACATAGCAATATGACAGGCGATTCGATAGACGCCGATTACTCAAGCATAATGACCGGTAACGGAACAGATCATATAAATATAGACAAAGGCGTAACTATGGATAAGGTTCGGCTTCAAATGAATGCCGGAGACGACGCTCTTGATCTAAAAGATGGAGTTACTTTCAAAGGTGGTAATATCCACTTGGGAAGAGAAAATGATCCGCATATGCCGATGTCGAATTTTACTGACAACGACACGCTCAACGTAAAAGCTGGCGCTACTTTGGAAAATTCAAAAATTTCAACCCAAGATGGAACCGATACTATCAATATAGAAAAAGGCTCAACTGTAAGAGGTAATACCTTTGAAACCGGCAAAGGAGGCGACGTCATAAATTTAAACGAAAATATATCCGACTCCGTCATGAAGCTCGAAGAAGGAAACGATGCGGTAAATATAGCAAATTCTACCGCCGAAAATCTATCCGTAGATATGGGGGAAGGTAACGACAAAGTAGACGTCAAAGACTCCTCGATGACCAATAGCGAGATACGCTTGGGCGACGGAGAAAATACGTTAGACATCGCAAGGACGGATTCTAACAGCAAAGTCGAGCTCAAAGATACGCAAATTTACGGCGGAAAAAATAAAGACGTCGTAAATATATCCAACGATACGTTAGAATTCGCAGCGACGCCTAAAGTAAATTTAAAAGGTGATACATCTATAAATTTAGGCGACGGAGATAACGAAGTAAAAGTAGATGGAAGCGTGCGACTGGGCGAAATAGAAAACAGTACGCCTACGAAAAATATCATAACGACCGGAAGTGGCAAGGATAGTATCACTCTACAAAACGGAGCTACCGTCGAAGAAAGAGTGATAGAAACCGGAGAAGGTAGAGATGAAGTCAATATACACAACGGAGCGTCTTTAAATTTTGCAAAAATAGAAACCGGCGGAGGCGACGACGTAGTAAGGTTTGAGCACAAGACTACGAATCCGCTTCAAGGATACTCCTACTCTGCGGCGACGGAGACCGAGATAAATATGGGTGACGGCAACGACACTGTAAATCTCCAAGGTATGGGTAATAGCGGCAACTACGCAGGCAGAGTATCGGACTTCCAGGGCGCAAATATAGATATGGGCGATAACGGTATCAAACACGTACAGATAGACGCCGGTAAAGTCGAAACAACCAATATAAAAAGCGGTAGCGGAGACGATAGGGTAGAGATACAAGGCGATTCTTTAATGGAGGGTAGAAATAGCGTAAGCACTGGTGAAGGCGATGATGTCGTAACTATAAAAGACTCCGCCGTCAAAGGGCAAAATTCGACCTCAAAGACAACAATAGATACCGATGAAGGAAACGACAAGATAACGGCTGAAAATTCTACATTAGACAAAGTGGATATCAATGCGGGCAACGGAGCAAACGAGGTAACTTTAGGAGAAAACTCGACCTTTAAGGACGTCAGAGTTACGACAGGAAAAGACGTCGATACGATAAATATCGAGTCCGATATGACCGGTTCTGCAAACAACAGAAGCGACTCTATCGTCTCAACCAATGCCGGCAACGATAATATCAATATAAAATCAGGCGTAACGCTCACCAATACGACCGTAAATACGGGAGCCGGCGAGGAAAATGTCGAGCTTGACGGCGTCAAATTTGTAAACTCGGAGCTATTTACCGAAGGCGATAACGACACGGTAACGATCTCAAACAGTAAGTTTGAAAATGCTACGACGTTGGGATACAGCTCAGGCGTAGGCACCGGCGACGGCGAAGACACGGTAACGGTAAATAGCGGAGCGGAGTTTAAACAAGGTACATATCTTTACACGGGCGCGGATGCCGACACTATAAACGTAAATAGCGGAGCCACCTTTAATAAGGCTGATATAAACGCCGCCGAAGGAGATGATAAGATATCTATCAACGATGGAGCGCAGATCCAAAGCGGCTCGCGCATAATAGGCGGCGAGGGCAACGATACCATAGATATAAATAGCGGAGCCAAGGTTTCAAACTCTATGGTCCATGCAGGCACAGGCGACGATACCATCACCGTAAAATCCGGAGCGAATTTTAATAATTATTCCGAGATAAGAGGCGACGAGGGTAATGATACCATCGTGGTCGAAAAGGGTGCAGATATAACAAACTCCGTCATAAAAGGCGGCGAGGGCAAGGATACGCTAAACATCTCCGAAAACATAGACTTTAGCAAGGTCAAGGAGATCGAAAAGCTAAAACTAGGCGGCGCCGAAAACGACGTAGAAACCACTTTAAGCGCCAAAGACGTGCTTGATATGACCGATGGCAACAACAAGCTAAAAATAGACGGCGAAAGCGGAGATAAACTAAACCTTAAAGACTTTACTAAAGGAACCGTGGGCGCCGACTACACCGAATATACAGGCACTACGCAAAGCGTAACCGTAGAGGTCAAAAACGACATAAACGTCGATATCGTCCCTTGATGCGTTAAATTTAAGCTCGGTCGCTCGGCTGAGCTTAAATTAGGTAGTTTGCTCAAAGGAAAGCGACGGCCGAATGTCAAATTTTAGTTAATTTAACCCAAAAGCCTATTAAACCGGCTTTGCAAGCTAGCAGTGTTGTGCGCTTGAGCAAGGATCGCGGCGTTTGCTTGCAGGTCGTTTTGCTTAAAGGCGCTTACGTTTTTAGCGATGTCGTTGTTTTGCAGCTGAGACTCGCTTTGCTTTAGCGCAACGTTTTTAGTTAGGCTTGCGTTTATGCCCGAGATTATGCCGTTTTGCGCCGCACCGATCTCGCCGCGCAGGGCATTTACGCTACCGATAAATTTGCTCACGCTCTCGCCGTCGCTCACGTCTATGCCGCTAAAATTCGGCGCGCTTAGATTCACGCTCGCCGTGCCGTTGCCGGTGAGGAAGCTCATCTGTCCGCCAAATACGTTCTTGCCGTTAAAGCTAGCCTGCTGCGTGCTCTGCTTCATCGCGTCCACCAGCGCGTTTGCCTCGCTTTTTATCATCTTTTGCTGGTCGGCGTTTAGGATGCCGCCGCTATATCTCACCGAGAGCTCGCCGATGCGGTCGGCGCTTTGCGTGATATTTGCGAGCGTGGAGTCTGCGATCTGCAGGATGCCGATAGCGTCGTTTGCGTTTGCGACGCCTTGCTCGAGCGTGGAGCTTTGAGAGCGAAGAGAGTCGGCGATGGCGAGATTTGCGCTATCTACGCCGCTTAAGGCGCGCTGTACGGAGATATTATTTAGGGCTTTTGCGCCGTTATTTTGAGCTTGCTCCAGGTATTGATTGCTTAGGCTTGAGTTTGCCAAGAAATTTCCCAGTTTCATTTTCGTTCCTTTTAAATTTTGATACGATTTTAGCGAAAATTCGATTAAAATTTGCTAGCGGCGGGCAATGTCGGCGCGCGACTCCGGTTTTTTAGTAAATTTGATAATTTTTCAAGCGGATTTCGTTTTTGGCTCGGATGTTTTGTTTTAGGCTTTTGTAGGCAAAAAGGCGCCAACGATGCAAATTTACTCGCTAGATTAAACCGCAAAAAAACAAGCAGGCGCGCAGCCGAAGATACGGCATTTGACTTTTACGACCGATATAAAATATCTAAACCAAGCGCACAAATAATTTTAATCTACGTCCGCCAAATTTAACTTAGATTGCCGGCGTCTCAAGCTTAAATTTGTAATAAGTAGCCGTAAAAACGCGTTTAAATTTGTCAAATGCCGACCCGCATCACCTAACGATATGCAAAAACTGCATATGTTTGCGATACTGCTCGATGATGTCGTTTATTATCGTAGCTTCGCTCCAGCCCAGTATATCGTAGTCCTGCCCGCCCTCTTTTAGATACACTTCGGCGCGGTAATACAAGTCCTCACCCTCCAGCTCTCTCGTGTAGTCGGGACTCTCGCTTTTAGTTAGCTTCACGCCGTAGCAAAAGTCCGTCTCCTCTCCCAGCATCACGCGTAAATTTATAAAATTTTCCCGCTTTATCACTTCGGCGTTTAGCCCGTTTTTCTCAAATTCCGCCCTTACCTC comes from the Campylobacter rectus genome and includes:
- a CDS encoding beta strand repeat-containing protein — its product is MQAQAGIVKSVVGGAMVIDQSGAQRSLKAGDMVYLGEKIVTQDASSKVVITQNDGRDVTMIGKDALVLDQSIAAQESFGNETVTADISALQQALLEGTQLQSLEETAAGGNTDGGAASSDGVSLSQVVFTHGGHISNVTASYGDLASNQVSVSSEVFASAAASGVAENANSQQPTPTPTPTPTPTPTPTPTPTPTPTPTPTPTPTPTPTPTPTPTPTPTPTPTPTPTPTPTPTPTPTPTPTPTPTPTPTPKTLSVTAEAEAREGGLNGTSNDTYLVYNLSLSGAVAAKPVTLNLNVSGGTTGVDYSPLTEYSTDGGATWTAGNQVTLANANDINNLKIRIRVLDDYGQDAGNQNEGVMSSNLGAGIDPGITNFGIYKEAITLNVTTNNSEISAGSGVGNIIDNDDNVVIDGNIDGKTMDTKDGDDTISIKENSTLKDTNIYADNDASDAGVGKDVVNINKANMNNTVVNTRSGDDIIRINDVTGERARFFAGDYSVYRGSDNDLVEVTRSTLNNSVINTGYRGDDKIDVKSGTITNTYISTSDTGLSDVTVDANSTLKNVQIENQGGGTVDLSGDLKNVRVSVTNNDLDNGGTNHEYKSVVNVHSNMTGDSIDADYSSIMTGNGTDHINIDKGVTMDKVRLQMNAGDDALDLKDGVTFKGGNIHLGRENDPHMPMSNFTDNDTLNVKAGATLENSKISTQDGTDTINIEKGSTVRGNTFETGKGGDVINLNENISDSVMKLEEGNDAVNIANSTAENLSVDMGEGNDKVDVKDSSMTNSEIRLGDGENTLDIARTDSNSKVELKDTQIYGGKNKDVVNISNDTLEFAATPKVNLKGDTSINLGDGDNEVKVDGSVRLGEIENSTPTKNIITTGSGKDSITLQNGATVEERVIETGEGRDEVNIHNGASLNFAKIETGGGDDVVRFEHKTTNPLQGYSYSAATETEINMGDGNDTVNLQGMGNSGNYAGRVSDFQGANIDMGDNGIKHVQIDAGKVETTNIKSGSGDDRVEIQGDSLMEGRNSVSTGEGDDVVTIKDSAVKGQNSTSKTTIDTDEGNDKITAENSTLDKVDINAGNGANEVTLGENSTFKDVRVTTGKDVDTINIESDMTGSANNRSDSIVSTNAGNDNINIKSGVTLTNTTVNTGAGEENVELDGVKFVNSELFTEGDNDTVTISNSKFENATTLGYSSGVGTGDGEDTVTVNSGAEFKQGTYLYTGADADTINVNSGATFNKADINAAEGDDKISINDGAQIQSGSRIIGGEGNDTIDINSGAKVSNSMVHAGTGDDTITVKSGANFNNYSEIRGDEGNDTIVVEKGADITNSVIKGGEGKDTLNISENIDFSKVKEIEKLKLGGAENDVETTLSAKDVLDMTDGNNKLKIDGESGDKLNLKDFTKGTVGADYTEYTGTTQSVTVEVKNDINVDIVP
- a CDS encoding flagellin, with the protein product MKLGNFLANSSLSNQYLEQAQNNGAKALNNISVQRALSGVDSANLAIADSLRSQSSTLEQGVANANDAIGILQIADSTLANITQSADRIGELSVRYSGGILNADQQKMIKSEANALVDAMKQSTQQASFNGKNVFGGQMSFLTGNGTASVNLSAPNFSGIDVSDGESVSKFIGSVNALRGEIGAAQNGIISGINASLTKNVALKQSESQLQNNDIAKNVSAFKQNDLQANAAILAQAHNTASLQSRFNRLLG